CATCTCAAGTTTGTGCGTAAGCACAAATCTTGCGTGTGAAAAATCTTATTTTTCACACTAACCTCCGTTTTTTGCGCTTATTTTTGCACTATCTTCCAAGCAGTTTCTCTGCCTGTGTCACAACATCCTCAATGATCTCTTTACAGGTCTGCTCTTTTTTTACCATGCCCGCGCTCTGTCCTGCCATCAGGCTTCCGTTTACCACATCACCATCCATGACTGCCTTGCGCAGGGAACCAAGTGTAAGGTGCTCTAACTCTTCAAAGGATGCTCCCTCTTTTTCCAGTTTTAGATATTCGCGGCTCATCTGGTTGCGAAGAACCCGGATCGGATGTCCGGTGCTCATGCCTGTCACTTCTGAGTCAATGTCTTTTGCCTTGATGACACGCTCTTTATAGTTCGGATGCACGATGGATTCTTTTGCCACCACAAATCTGGTTCCCATCTGTACTCCTTCGGCGCCGAGCATAAATGCTGCTGCCATGCCTCTGCCGTCTGCAATTCCCCCTGCGGCAATGACCGGTATCTGTACTGCATCTGCCACCTGCGGAACGAGTGTCATGGTCGTCTGTGCACCGATATGTCCGCCAGACTCCATTCCCTCTGCAATGACTGCATCTGCTCCGCCACGTTCCATCATTCTTGCCATTGCAACACTTGCAACAACCGGAATCACGACAACGCCTGCCTTTTTCCATGCATCCATGAATTTTCCGGGATTTCCGGCACCTGTGGTCACAACCTTAACGCCCTCTTCAATGACGATCTGTGCAACCTCGGCTGCATTTGGATTTAACAGCATGACGTTCACGCCAAACGGTTTGTCAGTCAGCTTCTTTGCCTCCCTGATCTGCTCTCTGACCACCTCAGGCGGTGCACTTGCCGCTCCAATGATACCTAAACCTCCGGCATTTGAAACTGCCGCTGCAAGATGATATTCCGCAACCCATGCCATACCACCCTGAATGACCGGATATTTCGTTCCCAGCAGTTTGCTTACCCTTGTCTCCATACTTAAGCTACACCTTTTCCTTTTAAGTACTCAACAACATCATTGACAGTTACGATAGAAGTTAAATCCTCCGATGGGATCTCAACACCAAACTCTTCCTCAAGAGCCATAACAAGTTCGAATAAATCTAAGGAATCTGCTCCTAAATCATCTTTGAAATTAGACTCTGCCTTGATTTCAGACTCATTTACATTTAACTGCTCTGCAATAATCGGGATCATTTTCTCTAACATATTTTTCTCCTTTTCTGCGCATACCTTATTATTTTTCCAGCGCCTTGCCCTCATTTCTATTGTGGGCCGATTTTCTTTTCTTATTTTCTGATTCATGTAATCATTTGCCTTTCAAATAGTTTGATAGTCAAATAATTAGCTTTTCAAAGTATATGTCTGATGGAAATATTTGTCAAGGTAATTTGATAAATTTTTGCAAAATGGTACTTAGGTATCAGGAACCATAAATAGAAAAAAAGAACAACCATAAACACTGTGTTTATAGCTGTTCTTACATTAATTCTTTTAAATTTTTTAATCTTTTATTTCCGAAAATAACAGGAGCAATCACTTTCTGACCGTCACAGTTTTCACCTTACTATAAGTTCCCTGCACTCTTTTCCCGCGGGAATTTTTATAAGAGCATACACGGACATAGTATTTCTTTCCCGGCTTTAATTTTGTGATTTTTTTGGTAATGGTTTTGTTTTTTGTGACAACAACTTTTTTTACATTCTTTTTGAATTTCTTATCCATGGAATACTGAACGATATAACCGGATGCTTTCTTGTCCTTTTTCCATTTTACTTCAAATGTCTTTGCCTTTTTGGATTTCAGAGAAGTAATCTGGTTCTTCACCGGTTTTACCGTTAAAGTAATCGTCTTTGTTGCTGCCTTATATTTTCCTTTTGCAGCCGCTTTGATCGTGATTTTTGTCTGTCCGTAACTCTTTAATTTGATTTTTCCGGTCTTACTTATGGCTGCGATCTTTTTATCTGCCACCTTGTAGGTCAGTTTTGCCCCACAACTTGATTTGGCACCTATGGCAAACGTTTTTGTGCTGTAGGTCTTTGTAATATTTTTAGCTTTTATGGTCTGTTTCTTTTTCTGCTGTGTGGCATTACCGTTCTGGTCTGACGGCTTATCCGGCTGATTCGGAGTATCTGTCTGCCCCGGCTTTTCTGTCTGATCCGGCTTTTGTGTCTGCCCCGGTTCATCTGTCTGATCTGTTATTTTTTCTACATTTAACGTAACTATTTTCTGCGCTGCCGCACAGGTATCTGTCTCTGATGCCGAGATAATAATTTTTACTGTCCCGGAACCTAAGATATATCCTTTTCCATCTGCATCTATTTTTACGATTTTTTCGTTTTCTGACCGGTAAGATATCTTACCATCCCCATCTGACTTTGCGTCAAGATAGAAAATATTCAGATCCTTTTTATCTGCCTGATAAGAATACGTGATCTTTTGCACACGCTTTTGATCCGTTTCTTTATTTTTTATTGTAATATAAATTTCTGTCTGCGCCATTTTACAATTTTGCGTCGCAGATGCCGTGAGCACAATATTGGTCGTACCTGCTCCGATGATCTTTACAGCTCCATTTTCAGATACCTGAATGATATCTTCGTTTCCCGAATAAAAACTTAGAGTTCCATCCCCGGTTGTTTTTGCAGTGATCTTAAAATCCGGATCTCCAACCGTTTTTTCAATGTTATCATTATCTGTCGTAATCGTCTGGGTTTTCCGTTCGTCGGCTACCTTACTTTTTATATTGTTATTTTTCGCATATTTTTCTGCAGCAGAACCTGAACTACAGTATATCGTTAAATTGTTGCAATACGAAAACGCATTGTCTGCTATTGTTTTTACCCCGTCCGGTATGGTAATACCGGTCAGATTTGTACAGCCACCAAACGCATTATCCGGAATATCTGAAATATTTTTGGAAATTGTTACCTCTGTCAACGCATCACAATACCGGAAAGCCCATGCCCCCAAATCTTTAACACTGTCCGGCAGATGTACCTGCTGCATGGAATCACACCTATAAAAGGCATAGTTTCCTATATCCGTAAGCTGATTTGAGAACCGGACTTTTATAAGCGAGGAACAGGATTTAAATGCATCTTCGCCAATGCTCTTTACGCTGTCCGGCATATCTACCGATGTGATCTTTTCACAGTTACTGAAGGAACCGTCAAGGATTCCCACCGTCCCCTCTAAGATCTTCACGCTGCCTTTTTTCCCGGCAGGACAATTAATCAACACGAGTCTGCCTTCCTCTGTGCCATACAATATGCCATCCTCTGATCTGTATATCGTATTCCCTGCCGCCACATTGATCGTCTCTAAGTGATCACAGCTGCCGAACACATTGTTTCCTATTTTTGTTGTCTTAGCCGGAATTGTGATCTGTTTTAAATTTTGGCAATAAAAAAATGCTTCTTTTCCGATCGACTCCAGATTCGCCGGAAGTATCATCGTCTCCATTCCGGTCGAAAAAAATGCCCGTTCTCCAATACTTTTTACACTATCAGGAAGTGTAACTTTCGTTGTAAGACAATCCCAGAATGCAAAATCTCCGATATGCTCTACTCCATCCGGCACATTCATATCAGTCTTGCGGCCTGACGGACAATAACAAACTGTTTTTCCATTCTTTTCATATAACACGTTATCTTTAACCTGATATCTCGTATTATTGCCTGAAACCTTTATCTCTGTCAGCGCAGCACAGGAACCTATGATATCACCATTAATATTATAAGTGCCCTCTGTAAAATCAATACTTGTCAGCCGATTGCAGCTTGTAAACACAAGTCTATCCATTTTGATTATGGATTTGGGAAGAACAACACTTTTCAAATGAGTTTCGGAAAATGTCTGCATACCAATCTCTTCTACACCTTCTGCCATTGTGACACTTTCCAGATTGCTGCATCCATAAAATGCCAGTATTTCAATTTTCCGTACATTTCCCGGAATGATTACGCTTTTGATGTATTTATTATTCTGAAATGCTGACTTGCCAATTCTACGGACATTTGAAGGGATTGTAACCGTCTCTGCTGTTCCGGTATATTTTGTCAACAGACCGTTGTTGATCGTAAATTCACCCGTATCTGCTGTTTTTGTATCTTCTTCAGTTTCAAACACCTGTTTTTCTGCATTTTCCGGCTCTGCTGCTTCTGTTTCCTCTATGTATTCTGTCGCAGCTATATATTCCATCACTCCTGCATTTTCTGCCGCCTGTACGGACAATAGATTTACGCCTGCAGCTAAAATAGCTGCTCCCAGCATTCCAGTCAGTATTCTTTTCATTTTCATAACGTTTCTCCATCCTTTACCACTTTTATGCCGATGCATATCACTTCAATTTTACACTTTTTACCGTACCATAACTTCCCTGTACTTTTTTTCCGTGAGAATTTTTATATGCACACACACGGACATAATATTTCTTTCCCGGTTTTAATTTCGTGATCTTTTTCGTAACGGTCTGGTTTTTTGTGACAACAGCTTTTTTCACATTCTTTTTGAATTTCTTATCTGTGGAGTACTGAATGATATAACCGGATGCCTTCTTATCCTTTTTCCATTTTACCTGTAACGTCTTTGCCTTTAGCTGCTTTACAGAGGTTACTTTTACCTTTACCGGTTTTACGGTTAATGTGATCGTCTTTGTTGCTGCCTTATATTTTCCTTTTGCGGCTGCTTTGATCGTAATTTTTGTCTGTCCATAATTTTTCAGCTTGATCTTTCCGGTCTTACTTATGGTCGCAATTTTTTTATCTGCCACCTTGTATGTTAATTTACCTCCACCATTTGTCTTTGCTCCGATGGAAAATGTTTTTGTACTGTATGTCTTTGTGATATTTTTTGCTTTTATGGTCTGTTTCTTCTTTGTCTGCTGACCATCTGTTGTCCCGGATGTATTGTTGCCGCCATCAGAAGGTTTTTTATCCTCTGTTGTCTGTGAATCATCCTTCGACACGTTATCCGATGGTTTTTTCCCCGGATCTGTATTACTCTGTGTCTTTTTGGGCTTCACAGTTACTGTGACGATTGTCTCTGATGCATGATACAATTCCGTTTCTGATGCAAGAACAGTAATATGTGCTGTCCCCTGTTTTATTCCACAGACTTTTCCGGAAGCATCCACGCTTGCAACCGTTTTATCATCTGACACATAAGAAATTGTTCCGTCCCCATCCGTTGCAGCGTCTAATGCTACCGTATTTCCTTCATAGATACTGATAATATCCGCGACGGTGATCGTCTGCGATTTTTTCTTCACCACACCCCGGACACTGATATGGATCGTTTTCGATGCCCACTCGTAAGCGTCTGTTCTTGCAGCCGTGATCACGACATCTGTTGTTCCTGTTCCTTTGATCGTGACTTTTCCGTCAGCGCTTACCGTAACCACAGACTCATCCTTTACCTTATAAGTCAGCTTTCCATCTCCGTCTGTAGCTGCCTGAATATAAAATGACTCATCTCCATACATTTTTTCAAAGTCATTCGCTGTGATCGTCTGCCGTTTCTTCGCTGTGTTTCCATACGCATAAGAAATATCATTTTCTTTTGCGTAGCTTTCTGCACAGGTTCCCTCCTTACAGTAAATGAGCAGATCCCTGTCTCTCCGGCCGGTTTCAAATGCACCATCCTCTATGCTGGTTACGGACGCCGGAATGATCGCATACTGTAAATTATCACAGCCATCAAATGCCCTGTATTTTATACTGGTTACCCCTTCTGGAATCACGATATTTTCCAGAGACTCACACCCCGCAAACACTGCCTGATCAATGTCCGTTAATCTGGCTGGTAATTTGACACTCTTTAACGCTGTACAATCTTCAAATGCATACATTCCAATTTGCTCGATATTATCCGGCAGTTCAATTTTTTCCAGCGCACTGCATCC
The Roseburia rectibacter DNA segment above includes these coding regions:
- the fabK gene encoding enoyl-[acyl-carrier-protein] reductase FabK, with the translated sequence METRVSKLLGTKYPVIQGGMAWVAEYHLAAAVSNAGGLGIIGAASAPPEVVREQIREAKKLTDKPFGVNVMLLNPNAAEVAQIVIEEGVKVVTTGAGNPGKFMDAWKKAGVVVIPVVASVAMARMMERGGADAVIAEGMESGGHIGAQTTMTLVPQVADAVQIPVIAAGGIADGRGMAAAFMLGAEGVQMGTRFVVAKESIVHPNYKERVIKAKDIDSEVTGMSTGHPIRVLRNQMSREYLKLEKEGASFEELEHLTLGSLRKAVMDGDVVNGSLMAGQSAGMVKKEQTCKEIIEDVVTQAEKLLGR
- the acpP gene encoding acyl carrier protein, producing the protein MLEKMIPIIAEQLNVNESEIKAESNFKDDLGADSLDLFELVMALEEEFGVEIPSEDLTSIVTVNDVVEYLKGKGVA
- a CDS encoding leucine-rich repeat protein codes for the protein MKMKRILTGMLGAAILAAGVNLLSVQAAENAGVMEYIAATEYIEETEAAEPENAEKQVFETEEDTKTADTGEFTINNGLLTKYTGTAETVTIPSNVRRIGKSAFQNNKYIKSVIIPGNVRKIEILAFYGCSNLESVTMAEGVEEIGMQTFSETHLKSVVLPKSIIKMDRLVFTSCNRLTSIDFTEGTYNINGDIIGSCAALTEIKVSGNNTRYQVKDNVLYEKNGKTVCYCPSGRKTDMNVPDGVEHIGDFAFWDCLTTKVTLPDSVKSIGERAFFSTGMETMILPANLESIGKEAFFYCQNLKQITIPAKTTKIGNNVFGSCDHLETINVAAGNTIYRSEDGILYGTEEGRLVLINCPAGKKGSVKILEGTVGILDGSFSNCEKITSVDMPDSVKSIGEDAFKSCSSLIKVRFSNQLTDIGNYAFYRCDSMQQVHLPDSVKDLGAWAFRYCDALTEVTISKNISDIPDNAFGGCTNLTGITIPDGVKTIADNAFSYCNNLTIYCSSGSAAEKYAKNNNIKSKVADERKTQTITTDNDNIEKTVGDPDFKITAKTTGDGTLSFYSGNEDIIQVSENGAVKIIGAGTTNIVLTASATQNCKMAQTEIYITIKNKETDQKRVQKITYSYQADKKDLNIFYLDAKSDGDGKISYRSENEKIVKIDADGKGYILGSGTVKIIISASETDTCAAAQKIVTLNVEKITDQTDEPGQTQKPDQTEKPGQTDTPNQPDKPSDQNGNATQQKKKQTIKAKNITKTYSTKTFAIGAKSSCGAKLTYKVADKKIAAISKTGKIKLKSYGQTKITIKAAAKGKYKAATKTITLTVKPVKNQITSLKSKKAKTFEVKWKKDKKASGYIVQYSMDKKFKKNVKKVVVTKNKTITKKITKLKPGKKYYVRVCSYKNSRGKRVQGTYSKVKTVTVRK
- a CDS encoding leucine-rich repeat protein; protein product: MSKKMLLGVLAAVMLSGEISASPVLAQNLYADRDVTEIMETEEDAAETEHVFSVGNALEDKNGFVIENGVLTDYRGYETEIAIPAGVTSIGESAFEGKDIESVKVPDGVTALGYRAFYHCTKLKSVELPKTLQTIASYAFRSCENLESITVSGTSAKKGTVMIPGSVTEMKDFTFGGSDLITELDITTSTAVISNRIVDLPNVNTVKATGSTKYKVQDNILYDKSVEDLYYFPQGSSKTQVILPEGVEVIEEAAFYNCKNIENITLPQTLWKIDDMALWGCEKIKKLELTSKISSVGSYVFRDCKALEEIIVVPENTYFKSVDGILYEKKKYMRMMVCPAMKQGIVTVADGMHEIGTEAFHDCKYVTEVRLPESLETINSSAFEGCSALEKIELPDNIEQIGMYAFEDCTALKSVKLPARLTDIDQAVFAGCESLENIVIPEGVTSIKYRAFDGCDNLQYAIIPASVTSIEDGAFETGRRDRDLLIYCKEGTCAESYAKENDISYAYGNTAKKRQTITANDFEKMYGDESFYIQAATDGDGKLTYKVKDESVVTVSADGKVTIKGTGTTDVVITAARTDAYEWASKTIHISVRGVVKKKSQTITVADIISIYEGNTVALDAATDGDGTISYVSDDKTVASVDASGKVCGIKQGTAHITVLASETELYHASETIVTVTVKPKKTQSNTDPGKKPSDNVSKDDSQTTEDKKPSDGGNNTSGTTDGQQTKKKQTIKAKNITKTYSTKTFSIGAKTNGGGKLTYKVADKKIATISKTGKIKLKNYGQTKITIKAAAKGKYKAATKTITLTVKPVKVKVTSVKQLKAKTLQVKWKKDKKASGYIIQYSTDKKFKKNVKKAVVTKNQTVTKKITKLKPGKKYYVRVCAYKNSHGKKVQGSYGTVKSVKLK